Proteins from one Dromiciops gliroides isolate mDroGli1 chromosome 6, mDroGli1.pri, whole genome shotgun sequence genomic window:
- the LOC122731785 gene encoding 60S ribosomal protein L28-like, which yields MENGLTKGLEWDGLPHGLVGSSFPEVLQHTRDVSLPGKQELFELLRKEQKRVNKAPNSFRYNRLIHWKTVGMEPATDGKGIMVMLKWWSGQRKPATSCVRTTINENAQGTLNSVWHMIHKNKYQKDLHMAVLHQASAILWSQKPVVVKKNQTRPPKST from the exons ATGGAGAATGGCCTGACCAAAGGCCTGGAA TGGGATGGCCTTCCTCATGGGCTGGTGGGCTCCTCCTTCCCAGAGGTCCTCCAGCACACCCGGGATGTCTCCTTGCCAG GAAAGCAGGAATTGTTTGAGTTGCTTAGGAAGGAACAAAAGAGAGTGAACAAGGCCCCAAATTCCTTCCGCTACAATAGGCTGATCCACTGGAAGACAGTGGGCATGGAGCCGGCCACAGATGGCAAGGGCATCATGGTGATGCTGAAGTGGTGGTCAGGTCAGAGGAAGCCTGCCACTTCCTGTGTGAGGACCACCATCAACGAAAATGCCCAGGGCACTCTCAACAGCGTCTGGCACATGATTCACAAGAACAAATACCAGAAAGATCTCCACATGGCTGTTTTGCACCAGGCCAGTGCCATCCTGTGGAGCCAGAAGCCAGTGGTGGTGAAGAAGAATCAAACCCGCCCACCCAAGAGCACTTAG
- the SLC29A2 gene encoding equilibrative nucleoside transporter 2 isoform X1, giving the protein MARGDAPEDGYYLVGTSFFILGLGTLLPWNFFITAIPYFQARLAVVNVTEEPSGANITSPGDAFNFNNWMTLLSQLPLLLFTLLNSFLYQCIPEIVRILGSLLGILMLFILTAALVKVDMSPELFFSITMASIWFINSFCAILQGSLFGQLGAMPPTYSTLFLSGQGLAGTFAALAMLMSMASGVDAQTSALGYFITPCVGILVSIVCYLSLSHLEFAQYYLDKKMPHPQAYELETRAELLQAGEPDEKNGFPGSPQKARLALELEPEKGPKPQKPSVFVVLRKIWVMALCIVLVFAVTLSVFPAITAMVTSSRGPGKWSKFFNPICCFLLFNTMDWLGRSMTSYFLWPDQRGRLLPLLACLRFLFIPLFMLCHVPERAHLPVLFPQDACFITFMLLFALSNGYLVSLTMCLAPRRVLPHESEVAGALMTFFLALGLSCGASLSFLFKSLL; this is encoded by the exons ATGGCCCGAGGAGACGCCCCAGAGGACGG CTACTACCTGGTCGGGACCAGCTTCTTTATCCTTGGATTGGGGACTCTGCTGCCCTGGAACTTCTTCATCACTGCCATTCCG TACTTTCAGGCTCGGCTGGCTGTTGTCAATGTCACAGAGGAGCCCTCTGGAGCCAACATCACAAGCCCTGGGGACGCTTTCAACTTCAACAACTGGATGACTCTCCTGTCCCAGCTGCCTCTACTGCTCTTCACTCTCCTCAACTCTTTCCTTTACCAGTG CATCCCAGAGATAGTACGCATCCTTGGCAGCCTCCTTGGAATCCTAATGCTCTTCATCCTGACTGCCGCATTGGTCAAAGTGGACATGAGCCCTGAGCTCTTCTTCTCTATCACCATGGCCTCCATCTGGTTCATCAACT CTTTCTGCGCCATCCTCCAGGGCAGCCTCTTTGGGCAGCTGGGAGCCATGCCCCCTACCTACAGCACCCTTTTCCTCAGCGGCCAAGGCTTAGCAGGGACCTTTGCTGCTCTCGCCATGCTGATGTCCATGGCCA GTGGAGTAGATGCCCAGACCTCTGCCCTGGGCTACTTTATCACCCCGTGTGTGGGAATCCTCGTCTCCATTGTCTGCTACCTGTCTCTGTCCCACTTG GAGTTTGCCCAATACTATCTGGACAAGAAGATGCCCCACCCACAGGCATATGAGCTGGAGACCAGGGCTGAGCTGCTCCAAGCTGGTGAGCCAG ATGAGAAGAATGGCTTTCCAGGGAGTCCCCAAAAAGCAAGGCTGGCCCTGGAGCTGGAGCCAGAGAAGGGGCCCAAGCCTCAGAAGCCTTCAGTCTTCGTTGTCCTCAGAAAG ATCTGGGTGATGGCTCTGTGTATCGTGCTGGTGTTCGCAGTCACCCTGTCCGTCTTCCCGGCCATTACCGCCATGGTGACCAGCTCCAGGGGCCCTGGAAAGTGGA gcaAGTTCTTTAACCCCATCTGCTGTTTTCTCCTCTTCAACACCATGGACTGGTTGGGAAGAAGTATGACTTCCTACTTCCTGTGG CCTGACCAGCGTGGTCGCCTGCTGCCGCTGCTGGCCTGCCTGCGTTTCCTGTTCATTCCCCTCTTCATGCTGTGCCATGTGCCCGAGCGCGCCCACCTGCCCGTCCTCTTCCCGCAGGACGCCTGCTTCATCACCTTCATGCTGCTTTTTGCGCTCTCCAATGGCTACCTGGTGTCTCTCACCATGTGCCTGGCCCCCAG GCGGGTTCTGCCCCATGAGAGTGAGGTGGCCGGAGCCCTGATGACCTTCTTCCTGGCCCTCGGTCTCTCCTGTGGGGCCTCCCTCTCATTCCTCTTCAAGTCCCTGCTGTGA
- the SLC29A2 gene encoding equilibrative nucleoside transporter 2 isoform X2 produces the protein MARGDAPEDGYYLVGTSFFILGLGTLLPWNFFITAIPYFQARLAVVNVTEEPSGANITSPGDAFNFNNWMTLLSQLPLLLFTLLNSFLYQCIPEIVRILGSLLGILMLFILTAALVKVDMSPELFFSITMASIWFINSFCAILQGSLFGQLGAMPPTYSTLFLSGQGLAGTFAALAMLMSMASGVDAQTSALGYFITPCVGILVSIVCYLSLSHLEFAQYYLDKKMPHPQAYELETRAELLQADEKNGFPGSPQKARLALELEPEKGPKPQKPSVFVVLRKIWVMALCIVLVFAVTLSVFPAITAMVTSSRGPGKWSKFFNPICCFLLFNTMDWLGRSMTSYFLWPDQRGRLLPLLACLRFLFIPLFMLCHVPERAHLPVLFPQDACFITFMLLFALSNGYLVSLTMCLAPRRVLPHESEVAGALMTFFLALGLSCGASLSFLFKSLL, from the exons ATGGCCCGAGGAGACGCCCCAGAGGACGG CTACTACCTGGTCGGGACCAGCTTCTTTATCCTTGGATTGGGGACTCTGCTGCCCTGGAACTTCTTCATCACTGCCATTCCG TACTTTCAGGCTCGGCTGGCTGTTGTCAATGTCACAGAGGAGCCCTCTGGAGCCAACATCACAAGCCCTGGGGACGCTTTCAACTTCAACAACTGGATGACTCTCCTGTCCCAGCTGCCTCTACTGCTCTTCACTCTCCTCAACTCTTTCCTTTACCAGTG CATCCCAGAGATAGTACGCATCCTTGGCAGCCTCCTTGGAATCCTAATGCTCTTCATCCTGACTGCCGCATTGGTCAAAGTGGACATGAGCCCTGAGCTCTTCTTCTCTATCACCATGGCCTCCATCTGGTTCATCAACT CTTTCTGCGCCATCCTCCAGGGCAGCCTCTTTGGGCAGCTGGGAGCCATGCCCCCTACCTACAGCACCCTTTTCCTCAGCGGCCAAGGCTTAGCAGGGACCTTTGCTGCTCTCGCCATGCTGATGTCCATGGCCA GTGGAGTAGATGCCCAGACCTCTGCCCTGGGCTACTTTATCACCCCGTGTGTGGGAATCCTCGTCTCCATTGTCTGCTACCTGTCTCTGTCCCACTTG GAGTTTGCCCAATACTATCTGGACAAGAAGATGCCCCACCCACAGGCATATGAGCTGGAGACCAGGGCTGAGCTGCTCCAAGCTG ATGAGAAGAATGGCTTTCCAGGGAGTCCCCAAAAAGCAAGGCTGGCCCTGGAGCTGGAGCCAGAGAAGGGGCCCAAGCCTCAGAAGCCTTCAGTCTTCGTTGTCCTCAGAAAG ATCTGGGTGATGGCTCTGTGTATCGTGCTGGTGTTCGCAGTCACCCTGTCCGTCTTCCCGGCCATTACCGCCATGGTGACCAGCTCCAGGGGCCCTGGAAAGTGGA gcaAGTTCTTTAACCCCATCTGCTGTTTTCTCCTCTTCAACACCATGGACTGGTTGGGAAGAAGTATGACTTCCTACTTCCTGTGG CCTGACCAGCGTGGTCGCCTGCTGCCGCTGCTGGCCTGCCTGCGTTTCCTGTTCATTCCCCTCTTCATGCTGTGCCATGTGCCCGAGCGCGCCCACCTGCCCGTCCTCTTCCCGCAGGACGCCTGCTTCATCACCTTCATGCTGCTTTTTGCGCTCTCCAATGGCTACCTGGTGTCTCTCACCATGTGCCTGGCCCCCAG GCGGGTTCTGCCCCATGAGAGTGAGGTGGCCGGAGCCCTGATGACCTTCTTCCTGGCCCTCGGTCTCTCCTGTGGGGCCTCCCTCTCATTCCTCTTCAAGTCCCTGCTGTGA